The following coding sequences lie in one Lolium perenne isolate Kyuss_39 chromosome 2, Kyuss_2.0, whole genome shotgun sequence genomic window:
- the LOC139835779 gene encoding uncharacterized protein, whose amino-acid sequence MVRPPPPPELGPALLQMTQLLGQMQQTQHNFDQARQDNGRVTIRDFLQLNPRSFDSTPEPLDADDWVRDVNRMLNTAGVAPEDKVRFATHLLKGGSAAWWENFLEMRPANAPDVTWEEFREAFRSHHIPEGLMDRMKEKFLSLVQGNKDVMAYSIEFSKLARYGGEEVSTDAKKQKRFRNGLKPALKYALTHVMAETFDKLVNTAIKEESGRIAFEESRKHTREVGAPSSAPPQKRRLWVPYPAPTGQATQAGYAPRTANAGYAPRPPTPQLQQRTYQPPPRPAYGGPRPMGPRADPTCYKCGQVGHISTFCPEKLPPPPPRSTSTNAMVHAPAPGRAFNNNNRQGPRAVRVNNLNVEQAEQATDVVLGTLLVNSIPAKVLFDTGASLSFVSLPFSQKHELPVEYLSKSFTVVSPGGMLEALRISHGNQIQIGNHVFLASLIELRSSGIDVILGMDWLKANKVVIDCAKHSVSLPTATGSLTYTPSQTPSVHLFALNPSSLPELESIPVVCDFPDVFPEELPGMPPDRAVEFVIELEPGTAPISKRPYKMGPNELVNSRS is encoded by the coding sequence ATGGTtagacctccaccaccacctgagCTGGGACCAGCCCTGTTGCAAATGACTCAACTGTTGGGTCAGATGCAGCAAACCCAGCACAACTTCGATCAAGCTCGTCAAGACAATGGCCGAGTGACGATCCGGGACTTCTTGCAGCTGAACCCGCGATCGTTCGACTCTACGCCTGAACCgctggatgcagatgattgggTGCGCGATGTCAACCGCATGCTCAACACAGCGGGAGTCGCCCCAGAAGACAAAGTGCGGTTTGCGACTCACCTACTGAAAGGAGGGTCCGCAGCATGGTGGGAGAACTTCCTCGAGATGCGTCCCGCCAATGCTCCTGATGTCACTTGGGAAGAATTCAGGGAAGCTTTCAGAAGCCACCACATTCCTGAAGGGCTAATGGACAGGATGAAGGAGAAATTCCTCAGTCTTGTTCAGGGCAACAAAGATGTGATGGCATACAGCATCGAGTTCTCCAAGCTAGCTCGCTATGGTGGCGAAGAAGTGTccactgatgccaagaagcaGAAGAGGTTCCGTAATGGCCTCAAGCCGGCACTCAAGTACGCGCTCACTCATGTCAtggcagaaaccttcgacaagctTGTCAACACTGCTATCAAGGAAGAGTCGGGTAGGATTGCGTTCGAGGAGTCACGCAAGCATACTCGAGAGGTTGGTGCTCCTTCATCAGCGCCGCCTCAGAAGCGCAGGCTGTGGGTTCCTTATCCCGCACCGACAGGACAAGCTACACAAGCTGGGTATGCTCCCCGCACAGCAAACGCTGGGTATGCTCCCCGCCCTCCCACCCCACAGCTTCAGCAGAGGACCTACCAACCTCCGCCAAGGCCTGCATATGGTGGACCAAGGCCGATGGGTCCACGTGCCGACCCCACATGCTACAAGTGTGGTCAGGTTGGGCACATCTCTACCTTCTGTCCCGAGAAgctacctccaccaccacctcgctcTACTTCGACAAATGCGATGGTTCATGCACCAGCTCCGGGCCGTGCCTTCAACAACAACAATAGGCAAGGTCCGAGGGCTGTTCGCGTCAACAACCTCAACGTCGAGCAGGCTGAACAAGCTACCGACGTCGTGCTTGGTACTTTGCTTGTTAACTCTATCCCTGCAAAAGTTCTGTTTGATACGGGAGCTTCACTTTCCTTTGTGTCGCTTCCATTCTCTCAAAAGCATGAGTTACCGGTTGAGTACTTGTCCAAATCTTTCACGGTTGTTTCTCCCGGAGGAATGTTGGAAGCGCTAAGAATAAGTCATGGCAATCAAATTCAGATTGGAAACCATGTGTTCCTTGCGTCCCTCATCGAGCTAAGATCTTCTGGTATCGATGTCATTCTTGGCATGGATTGGTTGAAGGCCAACAAAGTTGTCATTGATTGCGCCAAGCATTCAGTTTCCCTTCCTACGGCGACAGGATCCTTGACCTATACACCTTCTCAGAcaccttccgttcatctctttgCTTTGAATCCTAGTTCTCTTCCGGAGCTTGAGTCTATACCGGTGGTTTGCGACTTTCCTGATGTCTTTCCTGAAGAACTTCCAGGTATGCCACCTGACAGGGCTGTTGAGTTCGTCATTGAACTAGAGCCTGGAACAGCTCCTATCTCAAAGCGGCCATACAAAATGGGTCCCAATGAGTTGGTGAACTCAAGAAGCTGA